AAGATGAAAGAGATCCGCGGGGTGCTGGGTCTGGATGACAGCACGCTGACGCTGCGGAATGCGCGCCAGTTCTTTGATCTGGTCCCGGGAACGACGATCAATATCGATCAACCGATCTTCCCACGTATCGACGGTACCTTTACACCATCCGCACCATCGGCATCGCCGGACAAAGCGGAAGTGAAAAAGCCGGACCTTGCGCCGACCGATGACAAACTGCTGGATATCGCCGATTTCCAGAGGGCGGAGCTCCGGGTCGCGCAGGTGCTGTTTGCCGAGCCGGTCGAGGGCGCCAATAAACTACTGAAACTGCAGATCGATATCGGCACCGAGCAGCGACAGATCATTGCGGGGGTGGCGGAGTATTATTCTCCCGAGCAGTTGATCGGCACCCACATCATTGTGGTGACGAACCTGAAACCGGCGGTGATCCGAGGCGTGGAGTCGCGTGGAATGCTGCTGGCGGCCAAGTCCGGCAAAAAGCTGGTTTTGGTTCGGCCGGATGGCGTTATACCGCCCGGCGCCAAAGTAGGCTGATGATCGATTCACACTGTCATCTCGATTCACGAGTATACAATCACGAGATAGAGCCGCTCCTGGCGCAGGCAAAAGCGTCGGGAGTGGATACCGTCGTTACGATCGGCGCGGATATGGAATCCTCGGAAAATGTCGTGGCGATCGCGGCAAAGTATGAGATGGTGTACGGGACAGTGGGGATACATCCGCATGACGCCACGACATGCGATGCAAAGGCGCTGACACGACTCCGTGAACTTGCGAAGCGCGAGAAGATCCAGGCGATCGGTGAGATCGGATTGGATTACTATCGCGATATGTCGCCGCGACCGGTGCAGAAGCGGGCTTTTGGCGAGCAGTTGGATCTGGCGGTCGAACTCAAGATGCCGGTGGTGATCCATACGCGCGAGGCGTTTGAAGATACGCTCGAGATAATCAAGCCTTACGCCAAAAATCTTCCGGGCGGGGTTTTTCACTGTTTTCCCGGCAATGCTGAGGATGCCGCGAAAGTATTCGACCTGGGATTTGTGGTGTCGGTCGGCGGCGTGATAACATTTCCGAAAGCGGGAATGGCCGAGATGGCGAAACAGGTGCCGCTGGATAGGATCATTCTCGAGACAGATTCACCCTATCTGACCCCGGTGCCGTTTCGGGGAAAGACCAATGCGCCGGCGTATGTGGCATTGGTGGCAGAGGCGCTGGCAACACTGCGCGGAATCACCAAAGCGGAAGTGGTCCGCGTGACTGACCGAACCTGCCGCAAACTCTACCGGATGGTAGAGACCTTTGGCGGATAAGATGGCAGCATATTTCGCGAAAAAGCGGCTCGGACAACATTTCCTGACATCGGAGAAGATCGTCAGCCGGATGGTCGACCTGATCAGTCCGAAAGCAGAGCAGACGATTCTCGAAGTCGGGCCGGGGCGTGGTGTATTGACCTTGCCGCTGGCGGAGTCCGGCGCCAATCTCTGGGCGGTCGAGTTCGACCGCGACCTGATCGGGACACTTGAGCGGCTGCTTGATCCGTACAAAAACGCGACGTTGATCAATAAGGATTTTCTGGCGTTTCATCCCGAGGATTATGAACTCCAGTCGTTCTTGTTGGTGGGGAATCTTCCGTATAATATCACCTCACCGATCATCGACTGGTGCATTCGCTATTATGACCGGATCCAGATGGCGGTTTTCATGGTGCAACGCGAGATGGCCTGGCGCATCACCGGCTCGCCGGGGAGCAAGGATTGGTCGCCGATAGGGATCTTCACGCAGTTGCATTTTGACGCGACCTACTGTTTTGATGTTCCGCAGCATGCCTTCACGCCGCCGCCTGAGGTGGTCAGCGCGGTGATCAAACTGGAGCCGTGGCCGACCATCCCGAAGTTCAATATCGAAAAACTTGAAAAGGTGGTGCGCGCCTCGTTCACCCAACGGAGAAAAACGCTTATCAATAACCTGGTACCAAACCTGATCGCCGATGCGACCAAACTCAAGATCATCCTGGCTCAACTCGACCTGACTGAGAACTGTCGGGCGGAAGAGCTGTCGATCGCGCAGTTCGCCAAATTGAGTGAAATGCTGATCCCATCATCTCCGGGTGCGCATGAATAAACTGTCAGACAAACCGGACAGAAAGCTGGTGACGTTGACTGTCCCCGCGGATGCAGTCTCGCAACGGCTGGATAGCTGGATCGCGGCACAGCCGGAACTTGCCCTGTCGCGCACCAAGGTGCAGCGTCTGATCGAGGACGGGGAGATTCTGGTGAATGGACAGCGCGAGCAGACCAAGTACCTGATACAAGGTGGTGAGTCGATCGCGGTGCTGATCCCGTTGCCGCCCTCGACCGATGTCGTCGGCGAGAAGATAGCTCTCGATATTGTGTACGAAGATGAGTATCTGGCGGTGATCAATAAGCCGGTCGGCATGATCACACATCCGGCGGCAGGAGTTTATTCAGGGACATTGGTCAATGCGCTGGTGCATCATTTTAAATCGCTTCCCAAAATTCAGGGGGCGGAGCGGCCGGGGATAGTCCATCGGCTAGACAAAAATACTTCGGGGCTGCTCTTGGTCGCCAAGCAGGAAGAGACGCTGCTGAATCTGCAGCGCATGCTGGAAGCGCGGGAGATCAAGCGGACGTACCTTGCGCTCGTCTGCGGGCATATGCCGAATCCGGCGGGGAAGATCGATCTGAAGGTGGGGCGGTCGCAACGTGACCGGACGCGGATGGCAGTGACTGAGACTGGGCGCGAGGCGGTGACGGAGTATCAACTCAAGGAGCGGTTTCGCTCGGTGGAATTGCATGAAGTGCGGTTGCAAACGGGTCGGACACATCAGATACGCGTGCATTTTTCGCATCTGGGACATCCGGTGATGGGGGATCCGGAGTATGGCGGGCGGGAGAAATGGGTGCGAGGGATATTCGCGCCGGAGCGACTGCTTGCACGTAAGTTGCTCTCGATATTGGATCACCAGGCATTGCACGCGTGCCAACTGGCGCTGAAACATCCGCAGACGGGAGAGCAGTTGTTGTTTCAGGCGGAGGTCCCGGGGGATTATCAGACGGTGTTGGCGCTGCTGCGGAGTCAGCCGACGTAGGACGTGTGCAAGTCGACGGGGGTTACGAATGATTAAGAGATCTCAAATTCACTCTATCAAAAGCATATTCATTGCGCTGGTCGTTTGGGGAGTACTCACAGGCGGGGTGTGTGAAATGGTGCCTGAGTCTGACCCAATTTCAGAAAGCGATCTTTGGGGTCCGTACTCCGCGAATTTTCAGACTGGGCAGTTCGACAGCCTCTTTCTTCATCCTGACTCTAAGTACACTCGACTATTTGGATCAAGAGACGGGCGAGTCTTCGAAGACACTGGCAACTGGAGATTGAAGTATCTTAATGGAGAAGCCCCTGATTCACGTCGAATGGTAGTTGAATTCCCCGCCTTTGTGACAAGGTTCAACCTTGATTCGTTGGGTGAAGATGCTCCCTTCGGTGGAGCAATCGGAATTCCGGACTCATTACCTGCTCCACGGAGAGTTGGAGTTTACAAGTACAGGTGGGGGCAGGGTGCGGTGATTCAGTTGGGGCAAGTGTACGGGCCTGCATGGAAAAAGCACATTCAATCGCAGCACTAGTTAAGAGCTTAGTTTGATGGGTTGCTTCGAAATCGCGGAGGGGTAGGGGGTTGCTTCGTCGACCGCTCACTCCGTTCGCATGCTCCTCGCAATGACGGTATCAGGCAACTAGTCGCGGCGGGCTATGTCTTAAGGGGCACAAGTACTGGAGAGAACAACAATTCTGCGAAATTCCAGCACTGGGTTATCCTTCCGAAACGACGATTTCAACTCCGACGAACGCTGGTCGAGCCCACCCGCTTCAATGACTACTTGCTGTTGTCCATTCAGTACGCTTAACAGACTCCTTCGCAATTCTGTGAAACCGCTACGAGAACCAGATATCTCTAACATGTCCGAATTTTCGCGATGTAAATACCGCGGTACCGGGATTTGAAAAACTCCAAGAGCCGGAATGTCCACTGATTCTTCAACGCGTAGCGTAACAAGATTGACAATTGCGTTAGACGGGTTTTTGCACGAATCAGCCAGATCCTGGTCCTGACCATACTCGGTAGAGCATAGATGAAATTCACCGATGACTCCATCGGCGAGAAGTGTCAATATCTGACAAAGGTTTCCATAGCCAAGTATCGTACCTGAAATCAATACCTGTGAGTCTTTGCGGTCAATTTCGACAGTGAGTTTGCCCGCAGGCTCTGGCACCGGTCGAATAATCTGCAGCGACGACACCGGAAGCTGGGTGGGGAGTAAACCTTGCGAATACGTTGTATCGCACTCAATGTTCTCGCACAGAAGCTCTGAAGTTTCTGCATTAGCGAGACTCAGTACAGCTTTCAAAATTGCTGCCAAACCCTGTGGTCCCATGGATAGAGATAAGAGCCAATCGTCTTCTACAATTAGAGACGGGAGATTCGAGCTGCTCGTTTCGATGGAATAGACATTGACCTGGTTCAATAGCATGTCGGAATGATACGGAATCGGAGTTAGTTCGCTCCCGCCAGCGTCGGGGGTGAACAAGTGGAAATGATCTCTTCGGCCAGTGGTCAGCTCATTCAATTGTTTGGCAAAGCGGAATAGGCCACCGTTACCCGCCACCAAACGCACCCGTTGATGAGACTTGTCATAGTTGAAAGAGAATAACCTCATTAACTAATCCCCACGACTTGCCATATAGGGAAAAAATATATGTGCCGCTACAAAGGTGGGAGAAAGCAGTGCGCCTGTCAAGGGATAACAGGGTTGCTTCGTCGACCGCTCACTCCGTTCGCATGCTCCTCGCAATGACGATTGAAGCAAAAAAGATGGGGAGGAGACGGGGAGGCGGGGATGTATGCCGCGCAAATGGTGATACCCAATTTTTAAGCCAATCTCTCTTTGGAACGTTGCGTCAGGTCCTGCTTCGAAGCCCCTAGTGACGAACTTCTCCCACATCCCGCGTTATCCGTGCCCTGCTTCGAAGTGTGACCTGACGCTTTAACGGAGATGAAAAGAGCCGTCAGGTCTCGCGCTCGCGTGATTGAGATGAGAGGTCCAGTTTGAGAAGTCCGGCGAGCGCTAGGACCTGACGGAACGTTTCAACGCAGACCTTTTCCAAAATACCCTATCCTTCTTTGCGCGGCAGAGCTCCTGCTCTGCCCGAAACATTTTACCGAGCTGATGGTGATGTCTGCTGCGCAAATAGACCAATTCAGTGCAGACGATGAAGATATCAAGAAAAATGCTTATGCAATCGCTAATGCCCGTGGTGCGGGCTTGACAATAGTGATGGAGCAGTTAATTTAATCGTCGAAATCTGTTTGAATGGGCGACTATTATCACGCCGGGCAGAAACCCAAAGGAGCGATTGCGTGAAGGGTCCGGCAGCTCTACTGGTGAAACTGATCGATCAAAATCCCCTCATCAGCTTTTTCGTGCTAACGTACGTTTTTACCTGGTCATTGCTCCCCCTGGCGGCGACCTCCATTCCCGCAAGTCTGGTCGCGCTCTGTGGTCCGGCATTTGCGGCGATGGTGGTCGCAGCATGCGAGAAGCAAAGGGAGAGGCGCGAATTCTACGCTCGCGTGACCGACTGGCGCATCCCCCCGGGTTGGTACCTGCTGGCGCTGCTTCTTCCACTGCCAATCACTGTTTTCCGAAGTTATCTGGAGCAATTACTTGGGGCGCAGGGTGAGATGGTCATTCAACCGATCTCAGTGCTCGGGTTGATTGTATTCGTTTTAGTGGCGGGGGAGGAGATTGGCTGGCGAGGATTTGCGTTGCCCCGACTCATCCCTCGCTTTGGGAACTTTGGCGCCAGCGTGATCTTGGGAGTGATCTGGGCGTTCAGGCATCTTCCGCTTTTCTATATGCCAAGTATGCCGCAGTTTGGCGGCCCCTTCCTGCCGTATATTGCTTACACCGTATCGCTCTCGCTCATCTTGACTTTTCTCTCCCTGGGGAGTCGCGGGAGTGTGGTGATAGCGACTCTTTTTCACGGGGCTGTCAACACGATCGGTCTGACCAACGGTGCCGCAAGTCACGAAATGCGGGGTTACAGCAATGCGCTGAGTTATGGTCTGGCAGCGGTACTTATTTTCGCGGTGATCTGGTATCGTCAGAAACGAAATCAATCGATGCCGCTACAAAGTTGAGAATGAGGAGAGATGGAGTATAGACTTCGAATGCTTATCGCCGGTGGCGCCATGCTGTTTCCGGCGCTCCATACGCTGACCGATGTCATCGAGTGGGCGCAGGGCGGGTTCTCCACATCACAGCTCTGGCTCAATTATGTCGCCTTCCTGCCACTTCCTGCGCTGATAATTGGATTGTACGCGGTGCAACATCCACGCATCTCTTTGATTGGTCTGATTGGCGCGCTTCTGTATGGATTTGCCTTTATCTACTTTTCGTATTCCACGCTCAGTGCACTGGCAAACAATGCAGCCACCTACGAAGAACTCTGGGCAAACCTGAGCTGGGTCTACACCTTCCATGGCGGACTGATGATAGCCGGGGGGCTGCTGTTCGGTTATGCCACCATGCGCGCAGGTGTACTGCCGACGTGGGCCACCGGGTTGTTCCTGCTGGGCTTAACGATAAATCTAACTGTTGCATTGCTTCCGGTTCCCGATCTGTTTCAGACTATCGGCAGCGGGATACGAAATGCCGGGCTTGTGTGCATGGGGTGGGCGGTGGCGCGAGTCGGGCAAACGGGGAGACGATTGTAGTTTAAGAAGTGGGGACAGGACGGGCAGACGGGGACGTCTGCCGCTCATGGCACAGGGGGTGGCAGGATTGCTCCGAGCCCTTCGGGCCGGGGATCCTGCCCTACATTGACAACGTTGATGACAATCCACCTAATCTCACATTTCATAGTTTAACATTAACCTTTCTCCCTCTCCGATTGTTATAATAATCAGGCAGGGGAGAGTGAGGTTACTATGAAACGGGCAGCAGCATTGAAATCGGGGGAGCGGCAGGCGCTGGAGACATATACCGTCTTAGTACGGGGGACTGAATCAGCGACCTCGCGCATTCACAAATATCTTGATGAGCTGGGGCTGACGATCAGTCAGTTCGGCGTGCTCGAGGCGCTCTATCATCTCGGGCCACTTTGCCAGAAGGATCTGGCTGCCAAAATACTCAAGACCTCCGGCAATCTCACAATGGTGATCGACAATCTGGAGAAGTCGGCGTTGGTGCGTCGGGTGAAGGATGAAAAAGATGGCCGCGTCTGGAATATCTCGCTGACCGATGCCGGGAAGAAGCTGATCGCGCGGATATTCCCGAAGCATGCATCGATAGTCGAAAAAGAGATGGCGGTGCTATCGCAGGCGGAGCAGAAGACGTTAGCGAAGTTGTGTAAGAAGCTGGGGCTGGGGAGATAGACGAAGCACCCAAATCGGGTTGTGGGTCAATGTGATGCAGTCCCCTCACCCGCCTCTTCGAGGCACCCTCTCCCAGAGGGAGAGGGGAATCGATCTAAAGTCGTGCGAACTCACAAACAATCATCAATCCATAAATAAGTATTGCCTCCAGCGATGGTCGGAGACACCGATATAGCGCTGGATGAAATGTATATGGGTCGGACGAGTCGGGCGTTTCAGCAGAGTCATGCCGGCCTGTTCCGGTGACCTATCTCCCTTCCGGTTGTTGCATTTCACACAGGCACAAACCAGATTTTCCCAGGAATCGGCCCCCTTGTGCATTTTCGGGATGATATGGTCGACGGTCATCGGCCCCTTGGTGATGCCGCAGTACTGGCAACGGTGGCTGTCGCGCGTGAGGATATTTTTGCGCGTCAGCATGATCCGTTTGTAGGGGACCTTTTTGTAGGACCAGAGGCGGACGATCGAAGGGAGCGGCCAGGCGGAATTAACCGAACGTAGCTTGAGGCCATCCGCGGTCTCGATCATTTCAGCTTTGCCCTGGAAAAGGAGAATGATGGCGCGACGGGCGGAACAGATGGATAATGGCTCGTAGTTCTGATTTAACATCAGAACATTTCGACTGACTAGCGGACTTTCCATACCTTCTTGCACTCACACAGTGGCAGCCGGTCTGGTTTCTCGGTCGGAAGTCCCGACCATTGGCCGGACGCCGTTAGCTACATTGTCGGGTAATAACGTCAATTCATGAGCGATTGTCAATAGGAAAGTGGAGTGGCGTGTGGGGTAAGTGATAATAGGGGAAGGGGTTAGGGTAGTGCTTGAGCGGCAGACGTCCTCGTCTGCCCTGAGTGTGGAGAGGAGTGAGGGTCGGGCAGACCGGGAGGTCTGCCGCGCAATGGGGTCGGGCTTCGCTCGAAAACCGGGGGCTTGCTGAATAGTAACGTAGGCGTATATTGTCCATATCTGTCCAGGCAATGCATGACCAGTGAGGGATGAATGGCAGAACCGAAAACCAGACCGACCAAAGCGAGTGTGACCAAGTTCATCCACGCAATCGCCGATGAACAGCGCCGAGCCGACTGCAAAAAGATATCGGCAATGATGAAGCGGATCACCGGGGAGAAGCCGGTGATGTGGGGAGAGTATATCGTTGGATTCGGTTCGGTGAATCTAACCTACGCCAATGGCAGTGTGCTGGATTGGCCGATAATCGGGTTCTCGCCGCGCAAACAAGCCCTGACGCTGTATGTCATCACCGGGAAAGAGAAACCGGAACTGATGAAGCGATTGGGGAAGCACTCAACCGGAAAGGTCTGTCTTTATATCAAGCGGCTGGCGGATGTTGATTTTAGCGCGCTTGAGGAATTGGTGACTCAGACAGTGGCGATCAATCGGAAGCGTTATTCAGAAGCGAAGAAGCAACTCACAAAATAGGATCACGCACAATGGCAGAGCTGAAAACCAAAGAGACCAAAGCGAGCGTGGCGGAGTTCATCGACAAGGTGGAGGATCCGGTCCGTCGCAAAGAGTGCAAACAGATCATCGCGCTGATGAAAAAACATACCAAGGCGCAACCGAAGATGTGGGGGCCGAGCATTGTCGGGTTTGGGAATATCAAGCTGAAGTATGCCTCGGGAAGGGAGCTGGAGTGG
This genomic interval from bacterium contains the following:
- a CDS encoding TatD family hydrolase, coding for MIDSHCHLDSRVYNHEIEPLLAQAKASGVDTVVTIGADMESSENVVAIAAKYEMVYGTVGIHPHDATTCDAKALTRLRELAKREKIQAIGEIGLDYYRDMSPRPVQKRAFGEQLDLAVELKMPVVIHTREAFEDTLEIIKPYAKNLPGGVFHCFPGNAEDAAKVFDLGFVVSVGGVITFPKAGMAEMAKQVPLDRIILETDSPYLTPVPFRGKTNAPAYVALVAEALATLRGITKAEVVRVTDRTCRKLYRMVETFGG
- the rsmA gene encoding ribosomal RNA small subunit methyltransferase A, translated to MAAYFAKKRLGQHFLTSEKIVSRMVDLISPKAEQTILEVGPGRGVLTLPLAESGANLWAVEFDRDLIGTLERLLDPYKNATLINKDFLAFHPEDYELQSFLLVGNLPYNITSPIIDWCIRYYDRIQMAVFMVQREMAWRITGSPGSKDWSPIGIFTQLHFDATYCFDVPQHAFTPPPEVVSAVIKLEPWPTIPKFNIEKLEKVVRASFTQRRKTLINNLVPNLIADATKLKIILAQLDLTENCRAEELSIAQFAKLSEMLIPSSPGAHE
- a CDS encoding RluA family pseudouridine synthase; this encodes MNKLSDKPDRKLVTLTVPADAVSQRLDSWIAAQPELALSRTKVQRLIEDGEILVNGQREQTKYLIQGGESIAVLIPLPPSTDVVGEKIALDIVYEDEYLAVINKPVGMITHPAAGVYSGTLVNALVHHFKSLPKIQGAERPGIVHRLDKNTSGLLLVAKQEETLLNLQRMLEAREIKRTYLALVCGHMPNPAGKIDLKVGRSQRDRTRMAVTETGREAVTEYQLKERFRSVELHEVRLQTGRTHQIRVHFSHLGHPVMGDPEYGGREKWVRGIFAPERLLARKLLSILDHQALHACQLALKHPQTGEQLLFQAEVPGDYQTVLALLRSQPT
- a CDS encoding CPBP family intramembrane metalloprotease, which gives rise to MKGPAALLVKLIDQNPLISFFVLTYVFTWSLLPLAATSIPASLVALCGPAFAAMVVAACEKQRERREFYARVTDWRIPPGWYLLALLLPLPITVFRSYLEQLLGAQGEMVIQPISVLGLIVFVLVAGEEIGWRGFALPRLIPRFGNFGASVILGVIWAFRHLPLFYMPSMPQFGGPFLPYIAYTVSLSLILTFLSLGSRGSVVIATLFHGAVNTIGLTNGAASHEMRGYSNALSYGLAAVLIFAVIWYRQKRNQSMPLQS
- a CDS encoding MarR family transcriptional regulator; its protein translation is MKRAAALKSGERQALETYTVLVRGTESATSRIHKYLDELGLTISQFGVLEALYHLGPLCQKDLAAKILKTSGNLTMVIDNLEKSALVRRVKDEKDGRVWNISLTDAGKKLIARIFPKHASIVEKEMAVLSQAEQKTLAKLCKKLGLGR
- a CDS encoding HNH endonuclease, yielding MESPLVSRNVLMLNQNYEPLSICSARRAIILLFQGKAEMIETADGLKLRSVNSAWPLPSIVRLWSYKKVPYKRIMLTRKNILTRDSHRCQYCGITKGPMTVDHIIPKMHKGADSWENLVCACVKCNNRKGDRSPEQAGMTLLKRPTRPTHIHFIQRYIGVSDHRWRQYLFMD
- a CDS encoding DUF1801 domain-containing protein, giving the protein MAEPKTRPTKASVTKFIHAIADEQRRADCKKISAMMKRITGEKPVMWGEYIVGFGSVNLTYANGSVLDWPIIGFSPRKQALTLYVITGKEKPELMKRLGKHSTGKVCLYIKRLADVDFSALEELVTQTVAINRKRYSEAKKQLTK